From the genome of Solanum lycopersicum chromosome 7, SLM_r2.1:
TGAAACTAATGAAAGCATGACAACACACTGAAAAAGGAACAGTCACTACCACAAAATAATACAACAACCGAAGTGCAATAAACAGTAATCAGTAACAGTAGAAATCTTACAAGAATGGATAAATCTCCAACAAACTCCTTCGATGCTGCAACAACCCAAATGTGAACAAAATCCAACCAAACAAATCAAATtagcaaaaacaaaatgaaCCCCACAAACCCAAACAACTTGAAAATGCATAGAAATCAAAATCATACCATCAGAACCAAGATGAATCAACCTATGTGAAGAAAACAACAAGATTGGAGTTGTAACAAAAACAGCAATCAAACAGAGGATAATAAAAATCCTCGTAAATCTCCTAGTAAACCTCATCTAAGACATGTAATTAACTCAAACAACACTTGGGTTTTTTGGATCGATTCAGATTCAATAAAGGGTATATCAAAATACACAGTTCctgatacaaaaaaaaatggtaCTTAGGGTTTTTTCTGGTTTTTTGTCTTCTAGGTCAAACGGAATCGATTtgggtattttttttaattaaaaaaatttaattttgattaaagaATGGCGATGAAATCGGAGATTGATTGGGGAGTGCCATGTTCGTGTGTACCCGTGAAGTGCAGGTGAAGGAAATGAGATTTCAAGAAGAAACAAAGGAAGAAAGAGAGAGTAAAAATGGAGTTATATACTTTTTGGAGAATTAACTTTAGGTTAGGtacaattatacaattattgtcTAAATTTTAGAGAATTAACTTTAGGTTAGGTATATTTTATACCATCATTTTAGTATGCACCCTAACTCCGCTCCTATAAAATAGCTCACACACTGTGTGAAGATGTATAAGTTGTACAAGGTGAGCTCTATCAGAAAAGGGGGAAATCATATATGATGAATGATATTAGTTTGAATCGCTCGTTAGACTaacactttatttattttcaattaattaattattcagcGTAGTTATAATTTGTTATGATTATCGCTTGAGAGTAATATTGCCCATTAATTGTGTGGGATGAcctcgagtttgtataattagtcacgtttgtatatatatgtataattcaacatatttatatagTTCTCAACTAACAattctttgtttgatttatatttgtatacgatggtttgtatttgtatatgagaatgatttcttttggttttttcaattttgtccATCATATGTATTCAATCTTTTTGTGTATAACTTTTTAAAGTTTGTATAAACATTTAGTTTTTagattttgtataatataatttatgtaatgtaatttgtataatatattttttatttgattcaagTTCATATGTTTAGGTTTGTATCAATTCGTTATTTcgatttttattatattgtataattctAGACTTTATATTACTCAAACTATACAAACATACCTGCAAATTATAGAAAGGAGAtgcaaatttatataaattattatcctctatcgctcgcctctctcctccctttccCAATCTCGATCGCCTAAATTATCTAATTGATATACCTATAAAATTCACATCTCCCATTCCCGACCCTCTcattcgcctctctcctccctcctCCCTATAACATATAGCTACGAATCAGAATtaacaaactatagctataaaacgtaattagactattttaaaatggttatatgtgaaagtttctctttgaattattaaaacatgTTTAGCTTTTAGCATCTCTTATTTCTAagatttatttatcaatttataattaagATGGCACAATTATTGGTTAAGTGGGCTGGCCCATTATGGTTAAGTCCAGGCACAACTACCCTTCATTCTGAACGGAAAatgtatataatgtatatatagtatTGTGCGATATTGTATtgtttaatgaatatatatttttaaatagattATATTGTTCTTCGTCATTATATAAATGTTCTATATCAACAATTTGAATCATAAACCTATAATAAAAGTAGGATACGAGCAGagttactaaaaaaaatttggataaaGAATATTGTGAAGCCGATATCGGAAATTAGCTTGCTCGTTGGGTATATTCGTTGGAACGGGCCTGGACTCCTTTTATTTCTTGTTTTAGTCCCATCTAAATGAAGCCCAATTTTGTTAATAcgatagaaatatatttaatattgtgTTTCGAGAGTATTATAATGAAAGGTAGACGAATACCTTTCATTAAAACATTACTTAGtgaaattacatatatatgCTAATTATATAGGTCAAAATTATTTGTCAATACATATATCATATAGTAGATATTGAATAATTTTAGCAAAATTTTGGGCTTTGCCACTAACTTAGCGATCAACAAAATGGATTGAAAAtcataaagttttaaatataaaaccgttagggataacaaaaaaatattaagtgatTCTTTCTCGTACGTTGAAGCTTGATGAACAGATACTTAATAACATCCAAATAGTAAGTCCATCATAATACAATACATTACAAGAAAGGgaaataacaacaataagaaattgtaaaatggaaaattacaacataaactatgaaaaaaaaaatccaaataatgataataataataagattatTTCTCAAGATAATCAGCAGAAGTTTTCATGATGGCAATAAAAGCATGGAGATTGGCAATAGTAAGATGAACATTTTCAACATCTTTAGTCTCAAAATCAATTGTAAGTTTGATGAAAGATGAATTTTCATCCTTTTCAATGACTTCAAATTTGAATCCATAAAAAGTAAATCCAAGATCAAGATATCCACCTTCAACAATCTCTACTTCCTTCACTCTTTTTTCATCATCCATTAACACAAACTTCTCTTTATATGGAGGATTCCCAAGTAAACCTAATACAtttaattttgtccaaaaataaaGTATCAAAAAGCCATCAAACAAACTTAAATCATCTGTCGTAGTTTGATttaacacaaaattcaaaaaaaaaaaaagtaattgtgATATTAAATATTCCATAACATTTGTGTGGctataaatatttcttatttaaataagtATCAAATAAAGTGAAGCATAGGAGGTATGAGATAATCGTGTAATAGGTATAATATAGCGGGTAAAAAACTACAATGTATTTGTTGTGGTAAGTATAAAAGCCAAGGGAATAGACAATTCCACTAATATAGGCGAACATTTATTTCACACTTTATGTTTATCTCAAATCAATAGATATAAAgcgttttgtatttatatattgcctttgaaagaagaggaaaaaggaAGAGATAATTGTGCTAATTGTGTTCATGCACGACACAGatcttatatttattgatttgatgtaAATATCGTAGATAAATTCTATGAGGTTTGAAGTAGTAGATTAGTAACTTACTAACTTGTACTAGTGTACCAGCTCCTCCATTGCCTTCAATTAACTCAACTTTTTCAACAATGTGTGGGAGTTTTTCAACAACAAATTTTGGAAATTCATTAGTGCCATAGAGATTCCACACTTCACTTGCTGCTGCATTTATTTGTACTTGCTCTATAAATTTACCCaacatgtttttcttcttctttttctggTGACTATtagtcaaatatatattaattaagttgctaTGAGACACACATCtagtagatatatatatatctatatataatactACATGCAAAGTGGGGCCAACAAACCATGAATAAAGTGGCGTTACGTATTtttctgtttcaatttatgtgatatatttttttttttggagttaaTCCAAAGAAAGACATATTTCTTATTTGACGAATGATTAATACTATTATCGAGTCttcatttatttgatattattgatgtgaAACCAAATTATTACTGAAAAAACTCCTTTGGAATGTAGATATTGAAATTCCAAAAATACTTTcgatataaaaattttaaaatattcttaacaCGAAACAGACGTGTCAATAAAGAGGTATCTGCTTCTGGACGATAAttaatattgatgatatataagttgataaaagataaattttcaacCACAAGTGCATAATCATAATTGGCCGGTCTTCATATTTTAATTGGTTGAAATGACTTCCTTGTATGGCAGGgcatttgtattattttttattttacttatctTGTATAACAAATTGATATTATGAGCCACTAGGCATAAATTAGATTCTAAGTGGTGTAAGAAATCTATTCATTGATCTTtcattgaattttaaatattattatattattataagtgatctaattatataaatatttattttaatattgtcaATATGTAAAACTTATACTTATAAGCTCGTCTAGAAGGAGAATCAGTTGGAGCCCAATTATACAATCCATCCTAAGTAGCCCATTAACACAAATTACGTCACAACCTATTTTTAtagttaacaaaaataaattttttaacatataatattgatttaattttgatttttttcttttaggtaaagtgaaatcaaatcaattctagtctaaattttaaaatattaaattaaattagcaTTACTAGCcgatttttttgttgttgttcgtCGTTGATTTCACTTGATTTGTCAATTTGGTGCCGTTTATTAATGAACTTAACATGATGGTGTATATCAATACACATAACTCAAATGCATTACcttaattgaataaattttaggtttagcaaatataaaaatcatatttgttatttataactataatttgtataattgtaCTTCATAGCAAactatatgtttgctatgactATTAATCTGCATATTTTGGTATacatatacatgaaaaatatgtaTTTGGGTCTATTGTATATCGATATACAAATGGGATGACCAAAAACATGAAATGTTTGCTgtgaattacaaataaaaaaaactatgaatatattatttaatttgaattaataatttgctatATCATACGATATTTCcttgatttaattgtattttaatttgaacATTTGTTTACTTATAAATGTGTAGATTACCCTAGTCTAGAGTCAATTGGAGCAACATTGACTTAGGAATagcatttatatataatatattcttAATAGCACATGATTAATACAGCACaacatattttatgatataatatatagtatCCAGCAGCCAAGATGGAAGTCTTTTAAGTCCAAATTCAAACTTGGCAATTGTAACCATATACacatttttgtaaattttacaTGGTGTACTACTATAAATTCCActagaaaaactaaaacataataaCATTTATTTCACGAATCATCGCTTACTAAAAATTCTACATCTATTACATCCGCGTTCTGTCGATATGAAGGGGACAATTTCAGATGAGATAGAAGTGAATGTGCCTGCAAATGTAGCATGGGAGCTCTATGGAACATTACATTTGTCTAGGTTCATTGTGCAAGAGTTGCCTACTCTTCTCAACAAAGTTGATGTGATTGAAGGTGATGGTAGTACTGGAACTGTCCTCAAAATCACTTTTCCTGAAGGTAAGTAAAATCAATctaattaatcattttaaatttgatgTTTATCGAGGAAATGATATCTTATGTCCACTAAAATCTGGATAGAAAAGATATGATCCAAAGAAGATCTTGCATTTTCATTTAAAGACCCcatgtgttattttttcttcttatgtaGAATAAATGTCATATAACTTAAATCACACTCGTAGTGagatataaaatcaaatatctCATGCTTATTAGAGCTAGAAGCTTCAGAAGCAAAATAAGATCGCTCTGCTTCTTTGACGAGGCTCGTTTCATATGAGCCTAGTGTAGTATGTTACGGTAGTAGGCACTACTACGCCCTTTCATGATTGTTTGATCACTCTAGTGATTTGGGTAATACGATCCACCCTAAAAAATATCTAACAAGATTGTATAAGACCTTAGTGATTAACTCAGCTAGCGTGTgagatttagaaaaaaatatttcattcaatTGGTGATGAACATTAATTTGGTTGCAAAAGGGAAtcatttacttcattaaatgtacaacaacaaaatcaacataGTCAGTGTAATCTCACAAGTAAGGTCTGTGTAGGGTAGAGTATAATCATACCTTACTCCTATCTTGGCAGATAGATAGCGTGTTTCTCCTAAAAACCCGACTCAAGAAAAGAATAAACACTAACATTTATTAACACCATCAAGAAACTTaattaaatgataattaattatgtttttttttttaaataggtACACCAGGAATACCTTATTTCAAGGAAACATTCAACATAGTAGACAATGAAAAAAGATACAAGCAATCTCAAGTGATTGAAGGTGGATATGTAGATCttggatatattttttatggaaTTAGATTCGAAGTGAATGAGAAAGatgaaaattcatgcatcacaaAATTTACAGTAAATTATGAAGTTGAAGATGTGAAACTTGCAAATCATGCATTCACTATGTTTGAGCCATTGCAGACTGTCATCAGATCAGCCAAGacttatttaacaaataaacacacatctaattaattaagatgATCAAATTTCTATTGTTATTTCTATGAAATTCAATCCTACTCTATTCAGACTTCACTTGTAAGATTATACTGAGTATGTTGTTGTAGTATATCATATTGCATAACATTTCACACATAATATGtgacacaaaaataataatatcatcttcttcttaatTCTCTGTCCTTTTtcaagttttaacttaattactCCATGTGAAGATATTTGACTAAAAATAAagcttcaaaataaaaataaattttttttgaaagttatGATCTTAAACATATATAGCGTGACATATATCAAACTAGAAGAGCATGTCATTAGAGGTACGAtagaaagtttaaaattttgaatacatACTTATATACTTTTTTCAAAATACATACTAACTTTTGTAAATGCTAAGACTAATTGCATGTAGAACTCATTATAACAATTAACATAACAAATTAATATGTcgttcaaattttaaataattgtgCATTAGTTTATCAACATCCAATATAATCAAATTTTGGGTATTTCGGGAATTAGCTCTGAAGATGAATTTTCAACGATTGTTGTCCGATTAGGAGATAGGTTTGAAATAGCGcaaaaaagttattaaatgtttgaagaaaattagacaaaaaaaatttggaccATTTCTCGATTTGTGCGTGTCATCCTTGCGCAGGGGCCATGCTAATCTTCTCTGTATCGTTCCAATTTTATCGGATGTCCCCGAAGGGACAAGCATACATGTTAATATTCCGCTATATAAACGAGGCAAAGAAGCTTTGTACAAGCGATGAGGGAGAATTTGCTTGTTGGGTTTCTTTTACGGGCCTGGGCCTGGATCTTCAATCTAAATGGGCCGGCctttttcttatttctcttgCTTCATCGACTTCaatggagaaaaacaaactAGAACTGCGATTTATCGGTAATGAGTTATTGGTTTAACTATTTTAATAATAGTATTGGTACTTTTGTTTTATTGGGGTATCGGTTCTACGTTTTGGATTTTTGCTTTATATATTAACCGAAAACTGATAGTAAATTAGTAAGTCATGTAGTTCTATACTTTTACTTCTCGCTATATCAAAAATTTTCGTAATTCTATAATGTGAGAATGTCATCTTTGAGTAAGATGCAATCAACCAACTCTTAATATGAATGGTTCATTTGGATTGTCATTTTGTTTCTAAGTAATTTTCATTGAAGAAATTTTTTCATGTGAAATCTTAATGGTTAAGCTGATAaccaaattaatattaattagttaCATATAAATCAGTATTTAAcaatttaatatcaattttatatgataagtatctatgtttaattttattggttttttttaaaaaataccttTCAATTGCAAAAatcttctattttaaatttcatattttgtcTTTAATGTCATGTATTAGTCATAAAAGTGACACATTCCACCTTCTAAGGCTCGAACCCGAACTTCTTGattcaaagtgaagaaatcttTGTCCTATCACAATTCTTGGTAGTCACTGCTAGTGCATATTGCTATTTTTTTCGTATTTTTCATATGGTGTATGACAATGTTGCTCAGACTTTTTAAGAACATTGATACGACCGTGTTGAATTCtcgaaaattaatatatttttagagggTCTACACAAATACGACATGAATATTAAAGAGTTTAGCAATATTTGTATCTGATACCAGCTTTGAGCGTTAAATCAACCCAAATTTGCATTAAAAAGTTTCAACTTGAAAGGTAAAAACTCCTTACTAGAAGCAATTTCATACTCAAAGTAGTAAGATAGATTTTAAAGGGGTGTGGTCACTTTGTCTTGTTTATTATAGACACACCAACTCATGTTTTTATCACCAAACTGACAGGTTCCAACTCAACAATTTGAATGGGCCTCATTTGTGTGGTCCTAAATACTAatcctaaaaataattttagccATGCTCTTTGAAATCATTGTAATGGGCTCACCTACCCCTTAACTACATTTGTGGTTCTCCAAAGCCTTAGGATTTGAAAACAAAAGCATATGAGCCACAAAGTCATCAAACACTATATATGGTCCAAAATGTGTCCCTTTCTTGTATACAACTTTCCCTCTCCTTGATGTATTTGGAGATCACTTAAAAATACCAATCCCAACATATTCCGTATAATTCAACAAGTGAGATTTGAGAATAAATAAAGAAGTTCATCTAATGCgaagataaaatttaaagtttatgagTTCTGAATTTATAAATGAATCCATAGCTCGTCTTAGTTATGATATATATGATACTATATCATTTACACTCCTTTTTTGCCCCCTACCTTTCTTTACCTGATCCATCACTTTCAACCAGCTCATTTTTAAGCACATTAAGTTCCTATATGTTCTAATAAgttttactattataattagCAATAATGCCAACCaccttatttcaatttattctaTAGAGTCTAATAGTTTTTTACTCCATTGGTGGTCTTGAAATTTCATgttaattataacataaaatagTGTCATGAAATAGTTAATATTCCTTCCATTGCAATTGGATATTTGATCAAATTCAAACCTTAAAATAGAGATTTTCTTTAATAGAGTGTTTTAACTCTTTTGATAGACCTGATATCAGTAGCATGAATCATAATTAGTAGAACGatgtataatatattattttgagttgagcctcataatataatttgtattcaGATTTAGTAGCTCCAGCACTTGATCACTTACAGAGTTATATCACTTGTATGAACAACTtatatactttataagttaatGTATCGAGCATATTCgtaatattttctcttttattatcTATCATTGTTCCCAATGCATATTATAACTCAAAAGGATTCATCATATAGATAGTAACTAGTAAGATATTTTATCAcgatttaaatattaaatttgaatcgTGACGACGTAAGACTTAAAAGTTTTCCAACAAAAGTTCAACTAAGGAAGGTTCATTCATTCACCATATTgcaaagagagaaaaataaataaataaaaggaagcTGCTTTAGGCTGTGGATAGAACCAAATGCCCATACTTAGGTATGGATTTGTTCTAATGATTGAAGAAGCGGAGGTAGAATTTGAagtatatgaatttaatttttttttattttaaattattgaagtAATATACGcatatttagtaaattttttaaagataaatatagaatttgaataaaaattactGAATTCGATTGAACTCGTAAACTATATTACATTTTTGCTATTCTTATGGCATAATTCTAACTTCCAACTTCCTTGGGGGGCTGACATTTTTAGAAGCTCATGAATCTTTGTATATACATGTGATATCCCTTTCCAATTCTAGAAACAACAACTTGTTTATGGAAAGCccattcttattttaattattatctaACCACCCTTGCTGACATATGATCATAACTATGATTTTTGAAaacttataattaatatttttaaaatttataaagtagaaaaagtcataaatatttatatagctataattaaattatttctttatacGTAATATGGTAAATTTTAGAGCTAATATTAGGAGTcgatataaatttttgtttctggagaaattttttaaaatatatttatgttttgtaaTATTGATTTTATCATATGTAAGTCATTTGgttaaatcatattaataacATGTTTTTAGTATGTATTAATTGTCATTTGATTTATCAACTCAACAATTCACATGACTCCCTGATCACTTCGAACCTAACATATATCTATATAATCTCACacataaaatttgagaaaaagaaaatataaatagatttttttttataactttcaTGTTGGAGACATCGATCGATTGTTTCTAACATACCTTCgattgaaataataatatatatttaaaataattattaaaggTATGAGGGTTTTACAAGTGGACCGTTCAAAAAGAAACGTGTCTTTCAACTAACTTTTAATTTCTCTAACAACTTAGATCACGATGGCGTTCTAGTAAATACCCTCCAAAAACAATGTCAAATTCACAACTAAAATCCATGTATCAAAATTGTCCAATACTACTAGTAAATGTGGCTCACATTTCTCCAATATTTATAGAACTCACACTTACACTCTCACTCACTCTAaattcacccaaaaaaaaaaaaaaaatccatcattttctcttcttatccttttttttttttaaattattgtgaatttttttttaaaatttggtgTAAAAATGGCTGGAAATGGAGTATTTGCAGAAATAATTGATGGAGAAGTGTACAAATATTATTGTGAAGGAGAATGGAAAAAATCAACTTCTGGAAAATCTGTTGCTATTATTAATCCTACTACAAGAAAGACACAATACAAAGTTCAAGGTATGGtctttttcagaaaaaaataaaataaaaattatcaagaTTGAAAATTGTGTGTGTAGAGTAAATATATGAAGATTGATGTTTGTTTGAGATTTTAATGGTTG
Proteins encoded in this window:
- the LOC101262431 gene encoding norbelladine synthase-like, whose product is MKGTISDEIEVNVPANVAWELYGTLHLSRFIVQELPTLLNKVDVIEGDGSTGTVLKITFPEGTPGIPYFKETFNIVDNEKRYKQSQVIEGGYVDLGYIFYGIRFEVNEKDENSCITKFTVNYEVEDVKLANHAFTMFEPLQTVIRSAKTYLTNKHTSN